TTATTAATAATCCCACCGAGCTAGTTCCATCCAAGCGGTAAGTTCGCGCTGCGTCGGTGTGAAGCGTTCTCGAATCTCCGGCGGAAAATAGAAGTGATGGCAATTTCCGCGCTCACGGGTCATCACATTGTAATGTGCGTGGACGTAGTTGTAGTAAAGGTTCGATCGAACGGGCTGTGTGGTTTTAGGCAAGCCATCGTGGATGACGGTTTCGGAAAACATCAGGACATCGCCCGCCTTTCCAGTGACTGCGATAGCGCCGGGCATTTCCAAGCCTTTGTAGTCCCGCCAAGTCAGGTCGAAGTTACTTTTGTGGGAGCCAGGCAACGCGACGATGCAGCCATCCTCCGCGCCATTATCTGTGAGAAAGAACACAACGTTGAACATACGGCTTCGGATAAGACCATTGCTGTACGAATAGTCTGTCGTAGGAA
This sequence is a window from Candidatus Poribacteria bacterium. Protein-coding genes within it:
- a CDS encoding phytanoyl-CoA dioxygenase family protein, with the protein product MSECQNTRISIEERFLFDLNGFLILRNVLSAEECAGYLETLSTLENRTYEDKWMETVGPGRPTRETRRIHQIRLNGLPRLHSIFDGLIDHSRILPYLYEFVGEPQLINTWSISKFCGAEQGGWHRGVPTTDYSYSNGLIRSRMFNVVFFLTDNGAEDGCIVALPGSHKSNFDLTWRDYKGLEMPGAIAVTGKAGDVLMFSETVIHDGLPKTTQPVRSNLYYNYVHAHYNVMTRERGNCHHFYFPPEIRERFTPTQRELTAWMELARWDY